GTCGTAATAgctaaggtttattttaaattgaattattctCGGTATCTTCCTCGCGCCTCCACTAGTTTGCGTTGGTCCTAAGagtataataaagataaagacACAAGGTACAGAAAAGGCTGAACACAttcatatgtatatattttgagcaatcatttaaataatttacttattcatTGTGGCTCTAGAAACatacagtataaatatttatcataatattacaatgagAATCTATCTACCTTGTTGAGTGCATGCTGGTAGTCGTGCCGCGAGGGCCGGTAGATGGGCATGGCGGTGTCGAGCAGCCAGCCCAGCGCCGAGGCCTGGATGACGCACACCTGCTGGCGGTACTCGGGCAGGTGCTTGCTGTGCGACGCCGTCACCAGGCAGCAGCAGCAGAACAGGTCTGCCAGGGAGGAGAACGCGCGCTCTCGGACCTGGGGAGACGGGTAAATGATGCCTATTTGAAGAAGTTGTGGTGGTATCTTGTCTTTAAGCTGATAGATTTGTAGAAATAACTGTTTTCATGTTCTATTAAAAATTGCGGAAGAGTAAAAAAACATGGCCGTAAGAAGACCCTTTATTATGGTAGTCTTTTGATACTAGGCAAAGTATTttcctctttccttccaaatatttattttccgtATTTTAATCTGCAACAGTTTATAGATAGATGCTAATTATTTGAAGTATCGCGATATTTCTACTGTAAATGGAATTTATATGGtatgaatatgaatataattaagttaacgGTTCCGGTGCAACTCGGTTGATGCGTCAAGTAACAAATGAGGTACCTAACCGGAAACTTTagatcatttttttattatcaaataagaATGCTAATTGTCACTTTAGTACCACTAGCagtatataataatacgtaCCTCTACGGCAGGCTCATGCGGCGGCGGCATGGCGAGAGCTCGCGCCAGCGGCAGCAGCGCCTGGGCGTCGGCGCGCGCCGCGCGGACCACCTCGCGGGTCAGCGAGCGCAGCGGCCGGAGGTAGTCCTCGGGACGGAGCACCAGCTCCTGAGGAGGGAGGGGCATTGTAATGGAGTTTACGAATGTCGGCATGTCGACAACTTAAGTGTGAAGACTAATTACTACTACTAGTTATTACGACTAGTAGTCTAGTATAAAGTTGACTGTGTGAAagaataattaagtatatacaCGTGCGCATTAAAGAAACGATTTGGATTGCTGTGAGTCTTAAGAATGTAAAAAGATCTTTTGCAATTCAGGTTATAGCTAGATGGGATCAATAACGCTTGTTGTATTTTCACCAGAAATAACATctgctaaaaataatattttgaccaCCATTCCAGCAGGTATAATTTCCAACATAAACTATCTTTTTTTACTTCTTGTTTCGTCTTTTCTAACGCTCACAGTATAACTATGACCTTTTATAAACGGCCTATAACTGAAACTACTTCATACCTGGTATGTGTCGGCCATGGCGGCGGGTACAAGTTGCGGCTGTGCTTGTATGAGCGCGGCGAGCACGGCCATGTTGTTGGGCGAGCGCACGTTCGACAGCTCGTTGTAGATCGTGTGTGTCACCACGCTGCGGAGCAGTGCTGGACTGTCTGACACCATCTCCCTGTAGATAACAAATGTAGTGTCAAGAGAGATGTTTACTATACAAACATTAGAAAGTGTGTTGCTAAAACTGGCAACTTATATTACCAGCGTATAAAAAACTACATACCATCGCTGACCGCTGGAAAAGTAGttggaacaaaataaataagtaaaaaaactactaaataaaaGTCGCGTGTTCTTATCATGAGTTGTTCACCCGTTCTGTTAATTAGCATATACAGatactgatattttttaacaaagccttatttataaataataataaccacaaataaaatattaattcctaattaaaacaaaaattacagtCCCACATTTATATATCTACGTATGAAGTAGGTACAGGTTTACCTAAGACAAGCCTGGTAGGCAGCTTGCAGCGGCTTGGTCTTGAGCCTCATCCTGGCGAGCTGCGCGAGTACCTCGTGGTCCCGCGCCGCGGTGGGCCCGCACGCGTCACAGTTGCAGCACACGAACGCGAGCAGCTCCTGGGCGCAGCGCCACAGCTTGCCGGAGTGCAGCCACGCTTCGAGACGGGAGGCGGATATCATACGGATCTGtagacaacattttttattaatagttatcTAGCTTGGTTATCTAGCAATGATTTTTAAGACTTGAATGGACTAAACAAACGCGTAGTCTGAGTAGGTAACTCGGTGAGTTTGGTAACAAGAATGCTGTGTTCACATTGAAAAATTCAATAAGGGGTATGTATGAACAAAACTTTATGATGtcatgtaagtatatttaataccctttaaatatttatcatgatGCCAAGAAACGTTTCAGATCAGAGagaaaaacaaagtaaatacaCTGTACCGGATGCCCCTtcactaaaacaataaatttagataaaatttaagttttataatcgTTAAATGATTATgacgactttaaaaaaaagcaattatAAGAACTTACTTCTGGAAATCCGCAAGTAGCCGACAACAGCTTCAAGAAACCTTTCCCAATGGCATCAGGTGCAGCTGACCGGCGCTGGATCTGTTCTTTGATAGCTTCTAACACCAGCGCCTCCACGGCCTCGTAGCTGCTGGAGTATCTCGGAAACACTGAGTACTCCAGGTCTGTGTTGTCAGCTGAGTCTTCCTCTGTGCTACCCATTAGTGGAGAGCCTGATCCTGAAGGTGACATGGTACCTGTAAAAAGAGTTGTTTTGTAACTGTTGGTTGTAAAATACTATAACCTAGAACTCTACTATAAGTAGAGTTATTCTAAGATTATGGTATTGTATGTGATTAATCCCCGGTTTCGAGCACATTGAGCGgtcgtttatctattcaatagcgttcttgttgtatgagtttaaacactactgaatagatgaactaccgttaaatgtacctcagaaaccgggggtaagaggtCTTAAGTTTGTATTACTTTTTGAATTACTGATGCAATGCACACTCACCAAAGACTTCGACTATGAAAACGAAAATTAACAAGAGTATAAGTTTATCAAATTCAGAGGGGATAATGAGGTCTGACCAAATTTCATACTAAAGGCacataaaaagaataaattGACATCTTACCAAGTGTATTATCAGTAGGTATGAGATGTGTGGGAGGCTGCTTGGTGCTGAAGGCGGTCACCACATTCTCCACAAAGCACTTGCACCAGGAACACTCCACCCAGCATCGCTCATTTAAAGCATCTTCTATATAAACCTGATAgagataaaaattatattgtaatgatAAACcactttttttaatgttatttttatatattggaTTGATTACTGGATTAAGCGAAGTCTTAGTTCTTTATGCATGTCTATGTAACATTTAAAAAGCAGAAACCAGAATAGCAAATATGGAGTTGATAACAGACTATGATGATAAAACGTAGTTAGCAATGCAATCAATTAACTCAGAAGCTTAGATATCTAGAAATCTTGTCTGTACTTAAGACTATAAAGGTGACACtggttttttatttctttaaagttGATGTCACACATAGTGTTTCAGGGGGAGACTCTTTTGATGGATGGTTACACTCATAAAGAAGGCTTTTGGTAAACTAACAACACGCTACAACCTACAGGATCATAATAATCACAAGAACATGATAGCAACAACAGTATTCAGCCACCAATAACAAATAGTCACACATACCTTTATAAATATATCCGGCCAATTACTACTCTCTCTATGTCCAGCGTACAACATATTACAAGCCAACACGAACACAAGTGGGTTCCCTTTGTTCTTGAAAGCAGCTCCCTGCTCTCTCTTCAACAACGTACACAGGCTCTGAGTGACGGTCTCATGGGCGAACATGTTCGGTCGTATCTTTGTTAAGTACAGTAGACCCATGCAGAGGATTGGGTCTGGCTTTGACCGCTGAGATTTTAGAAGACGTATTGAGCCGGTTAGGAGACCTAGCTGTGAATGtaaaaaaggttaaaattagtaatttaatggactgatatattatatttttattgtaagttgaattgtataaataaacaattgttatttataagaaaTCTATGTGTTTCACTTGAATGAATATCAACAGGAAAATTAAAATCCAATGATTATGCACTCTTTCTGAACTATACTTACTAGTTTATCAGAGTTATGTGTGTCCAAGGCTTGCAGGACATTGGGCACAAGGTCTACCGGGTCTACTTCCAAGGAGGTTCCTCCCACTGCTTCAGCTGGAGACCCAATTCTGGCTCTCTTGCTGGGAGGCTGACTGCCAAAACTTGATGCATCTCTCTTACGTTCTACACCTAAAATAGAGGACAACTTTAGTATACGAGCAGCTCTGGTCCGTAGTAAGGTAAAGATACATAagatgtttataaatatcaaattaattagtcACAGATTGTGTAATTGGCCACTAATAATCAAGGGTGTCAATAATCAAAAGGTCGGTTTTAGTGTTGTAAGCTTACGTACCGCTGGTAGAAGGCTTATGAATATTCCTCTTCTCATTGTCCCTCGACACCACAACAGTAGATTTGCTCCCAAGAGCGAAGATGTCTTGCGGATGCTGGGGCGCCTTACTTTTGGCTCCCCGCCCTGATGACGGTATTTTACCGCGCTCCATTGTCAATAGCGTAGTAGGTTCAGCTTacaattgcaatttttttcCTATAACATTTCACATATGGACATAATATTTctgttataaatgcaaaatatttggAAACTGCGGCGAAGCATCAATTTGACAACACAAATAAACCAAGTGACGTTTGCTTTGACATAACCACATGTCACATCTTGTTGAAATAGATAACAAAAGTTAGTAAATGAAACTTAATTTGcgtattttaaagatatttttaatctaaagcTTCGGACTCagaggaaaaaaaaattaatttttgtaaacatattttcataactttataattgATTAGTTATTATTTCACCTCTATGAGAAGAGGAATAATAAAGTCAATACAGCTGTCAGTCAATTGGTcactttagaaaaaaaattgtctgtcAAAATTGTCAACGGATCCTAGACAAGCGAAAAAATAGAAAGGTACATTTTACGACAATTATTAAGGTTTTTTAGTGTTATATCCTAATATTTTCTAGCGTTTGTtcatctttattaataaaataaattatgtttacattttttcacGATCGCAGTTATGTAACTGTTTAAGAGGTTATGTCGGTTTCAGATGCTGACTTCCAAACTTTTGGGTGGTTTGAGGGCGGCGCAGACATCCGTGGTCATCACTAGGAACTTGGCGGCGGCCCAGAAGGCCAGTGACCCCATCCAGCAGCTGTTCCTCGACAAAATCAGAGAGTACAAACAGAAGAGCGCGTAAGTACACTGTCTGACCTTCGTAATCAATAATCTTGGCCCATCCAGTTCAGTTTTTGCCCATAATATAAGTCTTTATGCTACTAAAGTGCATAATGTAGCCTTAAATTGTGAGATTGATACAAAGGAGAAAGACATAAGCAAATCTTATGTTATCTTTAGGTCTTTAGTCAAACCAAGTTCTGACTTTAgtagtatagttatatttttatgattatggtaaggtattattgtaaattacttCTATTTTCACATGAATACCATTCCATTAATTGTTTGCTCCAATAAAACACTTGATTTTGAAATGATTAATAAGAAGTTGAATTGAAAGTTCTAATAAGAATTTGGTACATCAACAAGCCTGAAACATTCATGTAaatggttatatttttttatttgagggTGGTCTACTTAATGGTTTGTTGATAAAATGCTCACTGTttgaaaataacatattatgtatggCTATTTTATATTTCCATAAATAACTGCTATCATCTATATTGACATTCCTTTACTTCATCACTGCTGGGTTTCGGTCTAAAGTTTATAAGAAAAGTAGTAAAAAGCTGAAAtaacttagaaataatattagaaactaAACTCACTAACACTAGGCAGCTCCAGCCTCTACCTCTAGATACCATTAACTCGTCTCAGTATAAGAATGAAAAGACACCAGCCAAGTCCACCGTActcaaatatacaaatatgtttccCTGACCTCTAAGAATGAGAAGATAAAAAGCCTTAAGAATTAATCGTGTAACatctaacataatatatttatgttcttCTTCCAGTGGTGGCAAGCTCGTAGAAGCCAGCCCAGCCATTGAGAAGGAGATGAAGACCGAGCTGGAGAAGCTCGAGAAGCAGTACGGAGGTGGCCCCGGCGTCGACATGACCACATTCCCGGCCTTCAAGTTCGAGGAGCCCAAGCTGGACCCCATCAACGAACAGGCCGCCGCTGCCAAGAAGTGAACACCTCAGTAGCTTCGTCTTTGGATATTGTTAAGtgtataagtaataaattatctgATTAGACAGtctgttttgattttatttaccaaaagttAATACCAAAATACATTGGTATATCGAAGTACTGTAAGTAAGATAAAGTGAGACTTTATGTGGTGACTTAGGGGTAAGCGTCTGTTACAAGCGACTACTAAAAATGCTTCCTAGATACAGAGTAGTTTATTAGAGCTAAACCATGGCACTCAGTCGACATATTCTTTGAGCCCGTTTCTGGGACCATAATAAAAGCGATCACTGTGAGTTAGGTTGCGAAGACTCTAGATCATAAGTCTTAAAAATGCATAGGAATACAAGGAAGGAATAATTAATGAAGAATGAGGTATGAGGGTAGGAATAAGCgtagttacaaaatattatgatgtgAAAGCGCcttacaaattataatagcCAAGTGTTGCATTTACGTGTGTATGATTGTAAACAGATTCAGCTAGGCGCTTGAATATACCCTTTTACACAATTTTCTTCGGCTATGGCTATGGCTATCATCAGTCATGCGCTCGATGTTTTTCTTTAGACCGTTATAGTTTCTTTATATTAGTAGCTGTAGTTTACTCCCCTGCTACGTACCTCCTGTAAAACTAGGTAGTTTCTTACCCATCTTATTAAGTGCAAAGTGCAAGCAAACACACTCAAAATAggtattattacaatttattcatattattttattagaattttagcCGCAGACGCTCAAATAAACGGTTTTCTCAGTGTAACAACATTCGAAATATCGTTACCACGAACCCAATTAGCATGTCCTATTTTATCTACTTATAATGTAGACATATATATTGACTACAACGTGTATTGGCTACCTTGAAATGAGTAGACAATAGTTTACAAAAATTACCTATTGTACTGTCGGACACCAAAGCGAATGAATAACATACTTTGTACATATATAACACTTCTCGGTACTAAAAGATCGTCGCTGTAAAATGCGTCGCATGTAAAGATACTACCAATATACTAAACATATGTTATCTAAAATACGTTATGTTATGGTTTTGGCAGGTTTCAGCCTACTTTAGTATGTCAACTAAAACGTAGATAATAGTGTTAATAGGTAGATAGCAGACAGTCGTCACTGAAATGCTTCCATCGAACACATCGCGTGCAAACACCTACTAAATTATCCCAGATTTACGAGCAGTGGGTGGGGTCCGATGAAACGAATGGACACGTTTCTGGCTTGATTTAGACTTGATATTGAAATACAGGTGtaaatttttttgaattataataatatctaaatataattcTAATTACTATTCCAATGCTGAGAATTTGTCCCACGAATGAGGGGAGATGTTAGGAATCTATCAGATTGCCAAGTGCACACCTGCTctttcaaaaatagtttttaggacatatttttataatgcacAGGAATTTTACGCGGTCCTggttatttaactttttttggTTGACGTTTTGGCTGACTGTATTATCCTGAGATAGGTAAGTTGGTAGGCACCTACAGATTTTTTCAGTCGGAATTCTTGAAGTAAGGTAGTGTCTTTAACTTTATAATGCCCCAGAAGTATCTAgttagtgtatgcgactgccgatAATGCAGTTTAAGATTTCATTCCTGATTCGAGCAGTGTCGTTGAGTTTTGCTGTTGGAATACCTGTGTGCAATTAAATCATGTTTTATGATAATGTTCGCGGTTTCCAACAATTTGTAGCTGGTCAATAGAGGTAGCTTATTACAATGCCAATAGGCTCGACCCCGACGCTCCCCATTAGTGAAATGATAAATTAAGTGTAGTAACCTACTATACCCGATAGCGTAATATAGCGTGTAGTAGGTATAGTAGGtacaaacttaattttcttCGAGGTTGAAAATATTCATGTATCTCCTTCGGAAAATTGCGTCTTAAGTAGGATTGCTACCGCAGATCACATGCCATTTGAGTGTAATTTTATCTTATATCTCAGTTTTAAAGCATCTTACTGTCACGAAATTGCTCAAATGTTATCATAGCACTTCAAATTGAGACCGCTCGCTTATCTTGAGATAGTTGACACAAACGGATCCCGCACCAACAAATTTTCCTGATAATTTTCCATTTCGAAACGTTTTAGATCTGTCTTTATTCAATCTAAAAGCACTTAGTCTAATGTAGTTTTATTACCGCATTAAATCGTCCTTTATTTACATCGTTACGCTTTTAATgcatctaaatatttttatcgcgCCAAAACAATCTATCAAACGAAGGTGACTACACATCCCATTCATCCGTGTCCAATTTCCGTTTGATGTTGACTCAGCTAccatatcaaaatattaaagtacaaaaatacgCTAAAAACAACCGGTTATTTCCACCAATCAGGTGCGAGGAGTTGGCGTATAACTTAACTGTGATTGGTAGAGGTGCTGTGAAGCGCTTTTCCCGCTGTTTTCATCGGCGTTTGCTACTTTGCTTCCAGTCATTTCGGATAACTGGAGGGTCGCCGACGTTTGACGCGCTCGATGTGAGTTTATCGCTATGGCTACCGGTTTTGTGGGGTCCACGAAGAATTTCCCATTTTCCTTCGACGTGGACGTGGAGGAGGAGGAGCCTGGCCGGA
Above is a window of Anticarsia gemmatalis isolate Benzon Research Colony breed Stoneville strain chromosome 19, ilAntGemm2 primary, whole genome shotgun sequence DNA encoding:
- the ATPsynCF6 gene encoding ATP synthase, coupling factor 6, with the translated sequence MLTSKLLGGLRAAQTSVVITRNLAAAQKASDPIQQLFLDKIREYKQKSAGGKLVEASPAIEKEMKTELEKLEKQYGGGPGVDMTTFPAFKFEEPKLDPINEQAAAAKK